From the genome of Argentina anserina chromosome 4, drPotAnse1.1, whole genome shotgun sequence, one region includes:
- the LOC126792817 gene encoding hydroxyproline O-galactosyltransferase GALT3, translating to MKASRPDRQRFIISSFFFICFLCALASLNEVRFDGLLKFGRCALAKINYSPSEIYNSSSTTMVATQNTSSDDKIRILFGILTLPDQYQRRHFLRLIYGTQNPVGAKVDVKFVFCNLTKEDQKVLVALEIMRYDDIIILNCQENMNKGKTYTYFSSLPEIFNDTDGVYPPYHYVMKADDDAYFRLQSLVDSLKPLPREDLYYGYVIPCPSMDPFVHYMSGMGYLISWDIVEWIRDSDIPKNQLEGPEDKVFGDWIRNGHRAKNRFNAKWSMYNFPEPPTRCTHELWPDTTAVHLLKNQEKWIRTLKYFNVTDNLKPSKLYHIP from the coding sequence ATGAAGGCTTCAAGGCCGGACCGGCAACGGTTCATcatttcttccttcttcttcatttgttTCCTCTGTGCCTTGGCTTCTCTCAACGAAGTACGGTTTGATGGTCTTCTCAAGTTTGGTCGCTGCGCTCTTGCGAAAATCAACTACTCTCCTTCCGAGATATATAATTCATCATCGACCACCATGGTCGCCACCCAGAATACTTCCTCCGACGATAAAATTCGTATACTCTTCGGCATTCTAACCCTTCCAGATCAATACCAACGCCGACACTTCCTGCGTTTAATCTATGGCACTCAGAATCCGGTTGGGGCAAAAGTGGACGTGAAGTTTGTGTTCTGCAACCTCACAAAGGAAGACCAGAAGGTACTCGTTGCATTAGAAATAATGAGATACGATGACATTATTATACTGAATTGCCAGGAGAATATGAACAAGGGTAAGACTTACACCTACTTTTCAAGCTTGCCGGAGATTTTCAACGATACAGATGGGGTATATCCACCTTACCATTATGTAATGAAAGCCGATGATGACGCCTACTTCCGGCTTCAAAGCTTAGTTGACTCTTTAAAGCCTTTGCCTAGAGAAGACTTGTACTATGGTTATGTCATTCCATGCCCAAGCATGGACCCTTTTGTGCATTACATGTCTGGAATGGGGTACTTGATTTCTTGGGATATAGTTGAGTGGATTAGAGACTCAGATATCCCCAAGAACCAGTTGGAAGGCCCCGAGGATAAAGTTTTTGGTGACTGGATTAGAAATGGGCATCGTGCTAAGAATAGATTCAACGCAAAGTGGAGTATGTACAATTTTCCGGAGCCACCAACAAGATGTACTCATGAGCTTTGGCCAGATACGACTGCAGTTCATTTGTTGAAGAATCAGGAAAAATGGATTCGGACATTGAAGTATTTCAATGTAACTGATAATCTCAAGCCATCCAAATTGTATCATATACCTTAG
- the LOC126792826 gene encoding peptidyl-prolyl cis-trans isomerase FKBP17-1, chloroplastic, producing the protein MMMLQYSAALRCSLAPDHPTTLPSVLPNTTTSSTSSPLTLTRRVVFSAALISTTLGFAVSSPSNSAAAEFLELPNSGGVKALDLRVGTGEVPSDGDQVSVHYYGRLAAKQGWRFDSTYDHKDENGEPSPFVFVVGSGKVISGIETAVKSMKVGSLRRIVIPPSQGYQSTSQEPIPPNFFDRQRLFTTIFNPTRLANGEGSTLGTLVFDIELVSLRHN; encoded by the exons ATGATGATGCTCCAGTACTCGGCAGCTCTACGATGCTCTCTGGCCCCCGACCATCCAACAACACTGCCTTCGGTTCTTCCCAACACCACCACCTCTTCGACTTCATCGCCACTCACTTTAACTAGAAGGGTAGTTTTTTCCGCTGCTTTAATCTCCACCACTTTGGGCTTTGCCGTGTCTTCTCCTTCAAACTCCGCCGCTGCTGAATTCTTGGAACTCCCCAACTCCGGTGGCGTCAAGGCTTTGGACCTTCGTGTTGGTACTGGCGAAGTACCCTCCGATGGTGACCAG GTCTCTGTTCATTACTATGGGAGGTTGGCAGCAAAACAGGGATGGCGATTTGACTCAACATATGATCACAAAGATGAAAATGGTGAACCAAGTCCTTTTGTATTCGTTGTTGGGTCTGGGAAA GTTATTTCAGGGATTGAAACTGCTGTGAAATCTATGAAAGTGGGTAGCCTACGTAGGATCGTTATACCTCCATCACAAGGATATCAGAGCACGTCACAAGAACCCATACCACCTAAT ttTTTTGACAGGCAGAGACTGTTTACAACCATCTTTAATCCAACCCGTCTTGCTAATGGAGAAGGTTCAACTTTGGGGACGCTTGTATTTGATATCGAGCTAGTCAGCCTGAGGCATAATTGA